A window of Roseburia hominis A2-183 genomic DNA:
TACAGAAATCGAAAATTCCCGCATGGAAGAACAAACTACACCTGAGAACAGTGAAAACGATGAGATTCATTTGGAGGATGGACTGAAAATAGACTTTACCCGCGATTATTCTGAGAATATTAAGGAAGATGTAGACGATGTAGTAGCGGATTCCACATCTCTGCAGGAAGAATTGACGAATATGGAGAAGGTTACACAAAAGTATACCCCATTAGCTGAGGCGGCACAAACGCAGGGCGAAATGAATGTAGCCGCGCAATGGCTTTATACGATATGGGATACGGAACTGAATAATCTTTGGGGCAGATTGAGTAGTTCAGCGGACCGGCAGATGAAGGAGAATCTTCTGGCAGAGCAGAGAAACTGGATAGATCTGAAAGAAGAAGTGACTTTATTAAATATTGGTTCCAGAGAAGAAAATGGTAGTATGTATCCGCTTTTACAGGACTCTTATCTGGAGGAAATTACAAAAAACAGGGCGTATGTTCTTGCAAGAGAGCTGGCGAAGATAAAAGAGGAAGACTTTGTTATGCCGGAAGTTTCCGCAAAGTACGGAACCTTTGTAGATAATCAGGGAACCGGTGATATATACAGTTCCCTGATCATCAGACAGAATTGGGAAGGAAAAGATGAAGCGGTGATCTCTATTTACAGACAGGGGGAAATGGAAGGAAGCTTTGTGGATCATGGAAATGGAGAACTGAGCTTTACATCAGAAGACGGAAGTGTAAAAGGAATGATCAAAATCGACGGATGGAATGGCGCAAGTTTTAAAGTTACGGAAATATACGGGGAATTTCCATTTTCTGTAGGAGAAGAGTTCGAATTTCCTTTTGCCTTTTGATTTGTGATGCTCCGTGTCTATCTGGGCTTTGAGCGCTCCGCGGGTGTGTCCGCAGAGTGTCAAAGCGTGGCAAGAGACATGGAATGATATGGGGAGCGCGGCAGGAAGAAATTCCTGTCCTTTTTAATTACCGGTCTGGCTATGAGCTTCCGGACACAGCATCCCGCCGACCGGATTCTCTCTGTGTGCCTACAGAAGCGGATGCTCGGCACGCGCTCTAAGACGGGCGTAGCGCCGGTCGATCTCTTTTTGGATCTCTTCGGCCACGGAGCGGTACTCCTCCTTCAGCAGATGCCTGGTGCGTCCCATCATACCCAGCCATTCTGTGACAGGGATTTTCTTATTGCTCGAAGCAGGATCATAATTCAGCGCTGTGATACCACGCTCAATTTCGTAGAGCGGAAAATAACAGCAGTCTACGGCGGCAGCAATGACGCTCCGCTCCAGATTGGGCTTATCATTCCAGTTTAACGGACAGGCGGACAGCGCCTTGATATAGGCAGTGCCAAACTCCCTGGAATAGGCGGCGGCTTTTGCCGCTTTCCGGATAAAATCGGTCGGATTCGATTCTGCGACCGTGGCGACATAGGGAATGTGGGTTGCGGCCATCAGCTCCGGTGTGTCCTTGTGGAAGAAGTTCTTGCCGTACTGCGTCTTTCCGACATGGGAAGTAGAACTCTTTGCGCCGAGCGGTGTGGAGTAGGAGAGCTGGTAGCCGGTATTCATGTAGCCGCCGTTATCGTACTCAAAAATGATCAGCTTATGACCGCGCAGGGCGGTGCCGAGTGCCGATCCCATACCGATATCCATGCCGCCGTCACCGCTCACCATCACAAAGGTAATCTCGCCGTCCGGATATTCCCCGCGCTTCTGGCGCTGGTGAAACGCCTCCACAACGCCGCTTAGGGTCGCCGCGCCGTTCTGAAACAGATTGTGCAGAAATGGAACGCGGAACGCGGTTTTGGGGTAGCCGGTTGTCACTACCATGCCGCAGCCGGTCTGAAACAGCAGGACGACATTTCCCTCGATGCCCTTTAACAGGAGGTTCACATTGATCGGAATGCCGCAGCCCGGGCAGGCACCGTGTCCCGGTGCGACGCGCATCGGCATGGCGGTCGTATCTTTTACGGAGCCGCCGGAGACTTTCATTTCCCCGGTTGTGGGATCGAAGGTGCAGGTGGTAAGACCCGGTGTGGATTCTTCCTTTGTGACAGGCTTAAAATATTGCGGCTGCATCGCAGAAACCGCCATCGCCGGGTCAGCTCTGCCGGAAGTGCCTGAAGTCTCCTCATCCGAAGCTTCCGTGCCCGCAGTGACGCCGTAGTAATCGAACGCCGGAGCGTCCGGCGAGAGTGCCTCTTTAAAGAGGGCAAGGGCGTCCTCCACGAAAAAGTCCTTGCCGCCGAGACCGTAGATCCGGCTTAAAATGCGCGGCGGGTGCGGCAGGGAAGAGAGAGCGGCCTTTAATTCAAGCGACATGTTGCCGCCCCCGGCGCCGTAGCTGTCCTGCCGGTCTGCAACAAGAATCGTGAAAGCATTGTGGCAGAGGACGCGAAGTTCCTTAGCGGGGAACGGGCGCAGAACGTAGAGGGTGATCACGCCTGCCGCTACGCCGTCCTGCCGCAGCCGGTCGACGGCTTCCATGGCGGTGTGGTAGGAGGAACCGAGCACAAAGAGCAGCACCTCGGCGTCCTCGTGCCGGTAGGCACCGCAGAGGGAAAGTTCCCTGCCGGAGAGGGCAGCATATTCCGTAAACAGCTCCGGCAGCTTGTTTCTCGCGGCTTCCATGGCGAGATGGAGCTGGTAGCGGTTATTGATGACATCCGGCTCGTTCATATAGGAACCGATGGAAACCGGATGCGCGAGATCTAAGACGCTGGCGTAGGGAAGCTCTGCGGCGGTGCCGCAGGTGCCGGTGCCGGCAAATGCGGAGACCTTCGGGTTGTCACAGGAAAGCTTTTCCCCGATATAGCGGGTGACGGTGTCATCATTCTCAAATACAAGGCACTTGCGCTTCTGATGGCTCGTAAAAAAGCCGTCGAACGCGACTGCGACCGGGAGACGGACAGCCTCGGCAAGCTTTAGACCGAGCAGGTTAAAATCATAGACTTTCTGCGGTTCATCGGCAAAAAGAATGATCCAGCCGGTGTTGAGCAGATACATGACGTCGCTGTGATCGCCTTTGATGCACAAAGGGCCGGAAACCGTGCGGCATGCAACATTCATGACCATCGGCATGCGTGTGCCGGACTGCACCGGAAACTGTTCTAAGGCGTACAAAAGCCCGTTGGCGCTGGTGGCATTAAATACACGGCCTCCAGCGGCTGAGGCGCCGTAGCAGATGCCGGCGGCGCTGTGTTCTCCCTCGGCGGCGATCAGGGCAATGTCGTGAAGCCCCTCCGCGCCCATGACATCCAGATTTTCCGCAATCTGTGTAGAGGGCGTGATCGGATAATACCCCATGACGTGATAGTTGATCTGCTTTGCGGCAAATGCAGCAAGCTCATTGCCGCTGTCATACATAATTTTTTGTTTTTCCATATCATTCTCCATTCTGCAGACGCTGTGCGCCGGTACGATTCACGGGTGCTGCCTGCATTTATACGACGCCTCCGTCGACCCGCTTTTCGTCGGTAAAAGAATCGCTTGTGATCCAGGAATTCGCACCGACGGTCTGATAGCGGATGGCGTCGGGCAGCAGATGCTGATTCGGAAGAAAATGCGGTTTTTCCGGGTAATCTTTTTCGAGTGCCGGCACGAGTGCGCCGGTGGGGCAGACTTCCACACAGCGCAGGCAGCCCTTGCAGTGATAGTAGTCAAGCCCCCGGTTGACCATGCAGTTTTTTCCGCGGTAGGTGCCGGGAGCAAACTGGAAGACCATATCCGGGCATGCCGTGTCACACAGTCCGCAGTTGATACATTTTTCCTGAATAAAAAGGGGAATGTACCCTTCGCGCGAGGCGGTCAGATCGTTGGAGACGGTGCTTCCGATCCGCGGATTGACGCCGCCGATCGGAGCGTTGGCATAGCCCCAAGCATACCGGTCCGCCGGGGCGTCCGGCAGAGGGGCGAGGTTGCGGTCGCCCTGAGCCATTTTGACATTTTCATATCCCAGGCGCAGACCCGCGAGATTGGCTTCGATGAGTGCGGGATATTTTTTCCCGATCGTATCGCGGCAGAGCGTTTCGGCAGCTTCCGGCGGGATAAATCCGCTGGCGCGCACCAGAGCACCGAGCATGACCATGTTGATGCGGGAATGACTTTCCATCGCAAGTACGAGCGCATCCAGACAATAGAGTTCTCCGATGGAAATATGGTATTTATCTGCCGCCTCGTCAGCGGACAAGGGGGTATTTAATACGATTTTGGTGTCTACGGTGACGCCCTCCAAGACCGGGTAGGTGCCGATCAGTCCCCCGTGAAAGATGCCAAGCAGATGCGGCCGGGTCACGGGGCTGTTGACGCGCAGCGGGCGGTCATCGGCGCACCAGCGGACATACGCCTTGACCGGTGAACCGCGCTTTTCGGAGCCGTAGCTGGAAAAGCTTAAGGAATTGAGCGAAAGCGACAGTGCGCCGAGCTCCCCGAGCATTTTTCCGCAGAGATTGGCGCCCAGCCCGCCGATGCTCTCCAGGCGGATCTCATAGGAGCCGTTTTCATTTGTGACAGGTAAGGATAATGTATTTTTCACGTAAATCTCCATTCCTGCGCGGGCAGCTGTGCATGGGAAAATGACAGGCACCGGCTGTGCGCATACAGCGATAACAGGCTATCTTGTGGTAGTATGCCGCATTTTCAGAAAAAAATCCTATGCAAGTGCAAAAAAGAGAAGTAAAATAGGAAAGGAATTTTTACAATGAAACAGAAAAGATGATGGACAACATGTTGCAGAAGATCACAGATTTTATAAAAAAAGAAACGGTACTCACGATCGCCACAGCCTTCGCTGTGGCATCGGCATTCTGGGTGCACCCGGGTCCGCAGTACGTGGGCTACATTGACTGGCGCGTGCTCGGCATTTTGCTGTCGCTGATGCTGATTGTGGCAGGATTTCAGAGCAACGGACTGTTCGATGCGATCGGCAGCCGGCTTCTGGCAAAGACCAAAAATACCGCGCAGCTGATGCTGGTGCTTGTTTTTTTTGTGCTTTTTTTCCAGTATGTTTATCACAAACGACGTCGCACTTCTGACGTTTGTGCCGTTTGCGTGCACGATCCTGCAGAAATGCCACCAGGAGCGGCTGATTGTGACAACGTTTGTGCTGCAGACGCTTGCAGCGAATCTGGGGAGCATGCTGACGCCGGTCGGGAATCCGCAGAATCTGTATCTTTACAGCATCTCCGGTGCCGGGCTGGGTGAATTTATCGGATGGATGGCGCCGTATACGCTCGTGTCAGGTGTGCTTCTGCTGCTTGTCGTGTTCGTGCTCAGTGCGGGAAAATGCCGGATCTCGCTGGAGACCGGTTCGCTTTTGCAGGTGTCCAGCGCATCCGGCAGGAAGAAAAACGGGATTTATCTGGCGCTCTTTGCATTAAGCCTGTTTTCGGTAGCGCGGGTGCTTCCGTGGGAGCTGATGCTCGCCGTGGTGCTCATTGTGCTCATTTTTACGGATCGTGCGGTGTTTTTGCAGGTGGATTACTGTCTGCTGTTTACGTTTATCAGTTTCTTCATCTTCATCGGCAATATGGGGAATATCGAGGCGGTACGGTCTGTCCTGCAAAGTCTTGTGGCGGGCAGGGAACTGGCGGTTGGCATCGGGGCGAGCCAGATCATCAGCAATGTTCCTGCAGCTCTGCTTCTGGCGGATTTTACGCACGATCTGAAAAATCTTGCGATCGGCGTGAATCTGGGCGGACTGGGAACGCTCATCGCGTCGATGGCGAGCCTGATCTCTTATAAGATCTACGCGCACAATTATAATAAGACGAAAGGGCACTACCTCCTGTGGTTTACGATCGCAAACGTACTGTTTCTGGCAGTACTTGTGCTGGTCTATGTTTTCATTTCATAGGAAGCGGCGGATGCACGGATGGGAGAATACGGCAGAAGCGCGGATGGAGAATACGACAGAAACCCGGATGGGAGAAATGGATATGAGTGATAGAAAAATGAATGTGGAAAGCCTGAGGGGAACAGTCTGCGTGCTGCTATCGGCAGTCTGTTTCAGCACCGGAGGCGTTTTAATCAAATCGATCCCGTGGTCGTCGGTGACGATCCAGGGAGCGCGCAGTATCTTCTCGGCGCTGGTTGTGGGATGTTACATGCTTCTGCGCCGCCAGAAGTTCGTGTGGAATAAGACGGTGTTCTTCGGCGCGGTGTGCAATACGGTGATGGCGTTTGCCTTTGTGGCGGCGACCAAGCTCACGACAGCCGCCAACGCGATTGTGCTGCAGTTCACGGAGCCGGTGTTTGTCATTCTTCTGATGTGGCTGATCTTTCACAAAAAGCCGGGGCGGGATGCGGTGTTTGCCTGCGCGGGAGTCTTTGCCGGGATTTTCTGCTTCTTTTATACGTCGCTGGATGCCGGAGCCATGGCGGGGAATCTGCTCGCGATTCTCTCAGGTCTTGCCTATGCGCTTGTGATGATGCAGAAAAAATTCCGCGGAGCGGACTTTGAATCGTCGCTTCTGGTGTCCTGTGCGCTGAGCGCGGCGATCGGAATCCCGTTTTACGGGCAGGAGAGCGAAATGTCACTGCATATCTGGTTCTTCGTGCTGCTGCTCGGCGTGGTACAGTTCGGTCTGTCCTATGTGTTCCTGTCGCGGGGACTGGATGCAGTCTCTCCGGTCACAGCGTCTCTGACCTCGACGATCGAGCCAATCTTAAATCCGGTTCTGGTGGCTGTTTTTTATGGGGAGACAATCGGTGCAACCGCTGTTATCGGTGCCCTGCTGGTGGTTGGTTCGGCAACGGTCTACAATGTAAGGCAGGCAAAAAACGCTGCCTGAATCCGTACAAAAAGGCTGGAAGAAGTCATACAAAAGGTACAAAAAAGACAAAAATATATGAGCAGCCGGTAAAATATTTGTTAAAAAAGGAAATTGCTGAACAAAAAGTGTCATGCTATAATAACTTCTAAATTCAGATATCAGATGACATGTGCAAGGGAGCACCGCGGTAGCGGCTGCTCTCTTTTTTTTTGTAATTAGGAAACTTCGTTCCTATTACATAAAAAAGCTCCCCGGGGATGCGCACTGCGGCGGAGACGAAAGATGTCGCAAGAGCGACCCGCCGCAGGCGGAGAATCCTGCAGGCAGGGTTCTTATTTATTCCATAGGAAATACCAGATTGCACTAAGATGTAAAAGCCGGGCTGCCGCAGATAAAAAACCACCGCGCAATTATATGGTGAGCGGCAGACACAGACAAAAAAGAACAGTTTTTGGAGGAGGAGAAGAATGCAGACGGAAGAGATTTTAAGTGCCGGAATTGATATTGGAACGTCGACGACGCAGCTTGTGTTCAGCAGGATGATTCTCCAGAACACAGGCGGATTTGGCAGAATTCCACAGATCAAGGTAGTGTCCAAGGAGGTCATTTACGAGAGTGAGATTTATTTTACACCGCTGTCATCCCGGGAGGAGATTGATGGGGAGCGCGTGCATGAGATTATAAAAAAGGAGTATGAGAAGGCGGGCGTTTGTCCGGCAGATCTTGCAACCGGAGCCGTCATCATCACGGGGGAGACTTCCCGGAAAAGAAATGCCGAGTCGGTAGTACGGGCGATTGCCGACGTGGCGGGAGAGTTTGTCGTGGCGACAGCGGGAGCGGATCTGGAGTCTGTTTTGGCAGGAAAAGGTGCGGGAGCCGCAGATTTGTCCCAAAAGACGGGGAAGCGGGTAGTCAATCTGGATATCGGCGGCGGCACGACAAATATCTGTGTCTTTGAGGACGGAAATATGGTTGATACGGCATGCCTCGACATCGGCGGCAGACTGATCCGCGTGAAGGACGGCAGAGTGATCTACATGGCGCCAAAGCTGCAATGGCTGTGCGGCAGGCTTGAGATTGATCTTGCGGAGGGCGGGACGGCAGAACCGGAAAAGCTGCGCAGACTCACCGCTGCGATGGCGGAACTTCTTGCGGAGGCAGTGCATCTGGCGCCGGAGGCAGCAGAGCTTTCCTACATGCAGACCAACCATCTTCTGGCGGATGGCACGCCGTCCGATATTGTGATGTTCTCCGGCGGGGTGGCGGCATGCTTCGGGGAAGAGGAGGATCTGTTCCGCTATGGGGACATCGGAATCCTTTTGGCGCAGGCGATCCGGAAGAACGAAGCGTTTCGCCGGGCGGCAGTGACGGATGCGCGGGAAACCATGCGGGCGACGGTGATCGGCGCAGGAAACTACAGCATGAACATTTCCGGAAGTACGATTGAGTACACGACGAAACCGTTTCCGTTAAAAAATATTCCGGTGGTGAAGCTTCCACTGGAGCGTGAGGAAGAGATTGAAAAACTGCCGGAAAACATGCACCGGGCGCTTCTGCTTTACCGGGAGGATCAGGAAAAAGACCGGCAGGTGGCGCTTGCCATGAAGGGGTTAAAGTGCCCTACTTTCGCACAGGTACAAAGAATAGCAGAACTGATTGCAGACCAGTATGTCAGGGAGTGCGGCATGGACAGGCATCTGATCCTGGTGCTTGAGGAGGATATCGGAAAAGCAATCGGGCAGGCGCTGCATCACAGACTGAAAGAGAAGTGCAGCGTTATCTGCATCGATGGAATCAGCTGCGGGAGCGGAGATTTTATTGATCTGGGCGAACCGGTTGCATCGGGTAACGTCATTCCCGTGATAGTAAAGACATTGATATTTAATGGTTAGGAGCAGCTTATGATATTAAAGACACGGATGCTGGGGCAGACCTATGAATTTAAGGATGTAAAAGATGTGCTGGCAAAGGCGAGCGAGAAAAAATCGGGAGACGAGCTGGCAGGCGTCGGGGCGGAGAGCGCCTTAGAGCGGATTGCCGCCAAGGAGGTGCTGGCGCAGCTGACCGTGGCAGATTTAACAGAGCATCCTGTAGTGCCCTACGAGGAGGATGCGGTGACGCGGATCATTCAGGATGATATCGATGAAACGGTCTACGGCACGATCAAGGACAGAACGATCCAGGAGATGCGGGAGTGGATTCTCTGTGACGCCACAGACAGCGGGGCGCTGATGCGCGCAAGCCGGGGAATGACCAGCGAAGTGATTGCCGGGATTTCCAAGATTATGAGCAATATGGATCTGATTCTTGCCGGAAGCAAGATCCGGGTGACGGCGACCTGCAATACCACGATCGGCACGGAAAACGTGCTTGCGTCGAGACTGCAGCCCAATCATCCGGTGGATGATGTGGAAGGCGTGGCAGCCAGCACCTTAGAGGGACTCAGCTACGGCATCGGTGACGCCGTCATCGGACTGAATCCGGCAATTGATACGGTGGACAGCACACTTGCGATCTGGAAAGTGCTCGGGGACATCCGGGATAAATATGAGATTCCGACACAGACCTGTGTGCTCTCACATGTGACAACACAGATGGAAGCGCTTAGAACCGGGCAGGGAAGCGCCGATCTGTGTTTCCAGTCGATTGCGGGATCGGAGGCGGCGCTCTCGGCGTTTGGCATCAATACCGGGATGCTGTCGGAGGCGGAGATGCTGTTTCGGGAGGAGGGACCGGCAAAGGGTCCCAACGTCATGTATTTTGAGACCGGGCAGGGTTCGGAACTGTCATCCTCGGCGGCGTTTGGCAGCGATCAGCAGACGATGGAATGCAGATGTTACGGTCTGGCACGGCACTATCACCCGTTTCTGGTGAACACGGTGGTAGGTTTCATGGGACCGGAGTATATCTACGACACCAAGCAGCTCACGAGGGCGGCGCTCGAGGACGTCTTCTGTGGGCATCTGCACGGACTGCCGATGGGATGCGACGTATGTTATACGAACCACATGCCGACCGATCAGAACGACTCGGAGACGATCCTGACACTTCTGGGAACGGCGGGCGTTCACTATGTGATGGGACTGCCGCAGGCGGATGATATTATGCTGATGTATCAGTCCACCAGCTATCACGATGTGGCGAGTATCCGGCAGCTGCTGAAAAAGGAGCCGATACCGGAGTTTAAAGCATGGCTTGAAAAACGGGGCATCTGGGAAAACGGGCATCTCGGTCCGAACGCCGGAGACCCGTCCATATTCTTTAAATAGGAGGAACGGGATTTATGAGTGAAAAAGAGACCGCCTGCCTCCGCGATATTACAGAGACAGACATTATGGAATATATGCAGGTGGAGCACCCGCACAATGAAAAGGAACTCTGGAAGATGAAGCATGCGACGCCCGCGCGGATCGGGATCGGACGGTGCGGCGCACGCTATACGACCGAGGCACAGCTCCGGTTTCTGGCGGCGCATGCGGCGGCAAACGACGCGGTGTTCAATGAAGTGCCAAAGGAAGTGGTAAAGGAACTTGGCGTTTTTGAGGTGCGGACAAGATGTTCCAATAAAAACGAAATGCTTCTCCGCCCGGACTGGGGCAGGGAGTTTTTGCCGGATGCCAGACAAAAAATTGCGGAAAACTGCATTCACCATCCGCAGGTTCAGATTTATTTTGGCGACGGTCTGTGCTCGCCGTCCATCAAGGCGAACATTCCGGATCTGTTTCCAACCATAAAAATGGGTCTGGAGGATAAGGGAATTACCGTCGGGACGCCGTTTTTCGTGCGGTATTGCAGAGTGAATACCGCGCGGACGATCGGACCGCTCCTGGATGCGGAGGTGACCTGCGTGCTCATCGGAGAGCGCCCGGGTCTTCTGACGTCGGAGAGCATGTCGGCATATATCGCCTACCATGCGAGACCGGACATGCTTGAGTCGGAGTATACGGTCGTATCGAATATCAGCAGGCACGGTGTGCCGCCGGTGGAGGCAGCCGCACATATTGCGGATCTGATCGC
This region includes:
- a CDS encoding lysozyme inhibitor LprI family protein, with protein sequence MKKAIYLLVLVLSMGIYTGCGKENTEIENSRMEEQTTPENSENDEIHLEDGLKIDFTRDYSENIKEDVDDVVADSTSLQEELTNMEKVTQKYTPLAEAAQTQGEMNVAAQWLYTIWDTELNNLWGRLSSSADRQMKENLLAEQRNWIDLKEEVTLLNIGSREENGSMYPLLQDSYLEEITKNRAYVLARELAKIKEEDFVMPEVSAKYGTFVDNQGTGDIYSSLIIRQNWEGKDEAVISIYRQGEMEGSFVDHGNGELSFTSEDGSVKGMIKIDGWNGASFKVTEIYGEFPFSVGEEFEFPFAF
- a CDS encoding thiamine pyrophosphate-dependent enzyme, which encodes MEKQKIMYDSGNELAAFAAKQINYHVMGYYPITPSTQIAENLDVMGAEGLHDIALIAAEGEHSAAGICYGASAAGGRVFNATSANGLLYALEQFPVQSGTRMPMVMNVACRTVSGPLCIKGDHSDVMYLLNTGWIILFADEPQKVYDFNLLGLKLAEAVRLPVAVAFDGFFTSHQKRKCLVFENDDTVTRYIGEKLSCDNPKVSAFAGTGTCGTAAELPYASVLDLAHPVSIGSYMNEPDVINNRYQLHLAMEAARNKLPELFTEYAALSGRELSLCGAYRHEDAEVLLFVLGSSYHTAMEAVDRLRQDGVAAGVITLYVLRPFPAKELRVLCHNAFTILVADRQDSYGAGGGNMSLELKAALSSLPHPPRILSRIYGLGGKDFFVEDALALFKEALSPDAPAFDYYGVTAGTEASDEETSGTSGRADPAMAVSAMQPQYFKPVTKEESTPGLTTCTFDPTTGEMKVSGGSVKDTTAMPMRVAPGHGACPGCGIPINVNLLLKGIEGNVVLLFQTGCGMVVTTGYPKTAFRVPFLHNLFQNGAATLSGVVEAFHQRQKRGEYPDGEITFVMVSGDGGMDIGMGSALGTALRGHKLIIFEYDNGGYMNTGYQLSYSTPLGAKSSTSHVGKTQYGKNFFHKDTPELMAATHIPYVATVAESNPTDFIRKAAKAAAYSREFGTAYIKALSACPLNWNDKPNLERSVIAAAVDCCYFPLYEIERGITALNYDPASSNKKIPVTEWLGMMGRTRHLLKEEYRSVAEEIQKEIDRRYARLRARAEHPLL
- a CDS encoding 2-oxoacid:acceptor oxidoreductase family protein, with the translated sequence MKNTLSLPVTNENGSYEIRLESIGGLGANLCGKMLGELGALSLSLNSLSFSSYGSEKRGSPVKAYVRWCADDRPLRVNSPVTRPHLLGIFHGGLIGTYPVLEGVTVDTKIVLNTPLSADEAADKYHISIGELYCLDALVLAMESHSRINMVMLGALVRASGFIPPEAAETLCRDTIGKKYPALIEANLAGLRLGYENVKMAQGDRNLAPLPDAPADRYAWGYANAPIGGVNPRIGSTVSNDLTASREGYIPLFIQEKCINCGLCDTACPDMVFQFAPGTYRGKNCMVNRGLDYYHCKGCLRCVEVCPTGALVPALEKDYPEKPHFLPNQHLLPDAIRYQTVGANSWITSDSFTDEKRVDGGVV
- a CDS encoding SLC13 family permease — translated: MFITNDVALLTFVPFACTILQKCHQERLIVTTFVLQTLAANLGSMLTPVGNPQNLYLYSISGAGLGEFIGWMAPYTLVSGVLLLLVVFVLSAGKCRISLETGSLLQVSSASGRKKNGIYLALFALSLFSVARVLPWELMLAVVLIVLIFTDRAVFLQVDYCLLFTFISFFIFIGNMGNIEAVRSVLQSLVAGRELAVGIGASQIISNVPAALLLADFTHDLKNLAIGVNLGGLGTLIASMASLISYKIYAHNYNKTKGHYLLWFTIANVLFLAVLVLVYVFIS
- a CDS encoding DMT family transporter, encoding MSDRKMNVESLRGTVCVLLSAVCFSTGGVLIKSIPWSSVTIQGARSIFSALVVGCYMLLRRQKFVWNKTVFFGAVCNTVMAFAFVAATKLTTAANAIVLQFTEPVFVILLMWLIFHKKPGRDAVFACAGVFAGIFCFFYTSLDAGAMAGNLLAILSGLAYALVMMQKKFRGADFESSLLVSCALSAAIGIPFYGQESEMSLHIWFFVLLLGVVQFGLSYVFLSRGLDAVSPVTASLTSTIEPILNPVLVAVFYGETIGATAVIGALLVVGSATVYNVRQAKNAA
- a CDS encoding ethanolamine ammonia-lyase reactivating factor EutA, giving the protein MQTEEILSAGIDIGTSTTQLVFSRMILQNTGGFGRIPQIKVVSKEVIYESEIYFTPLSSREEIDGERVHEIIKKEYEKAGVCPADLATGAVIITGETSRKRNAESVVRAIADVAGEFVVATAGADLESVLAGKGAGAADLSQKTGKRVVNLDIGGGTTNICVFEDGNMVDTACLDIGGRLIRVKDGRVIYMAPKLQWLCGRLEIDLAEGGTAEPEKLRRLTAAMAELLAEAVHLAPEAAELSYMQTNHLLADGTPSDIVMFSGGVAACFGEEEDLFRYGDIGILLAQAIRKNEAFRRAAVTDARETMRATVIGAGNYSMNISGSTIEYTTKPFPLKNIPVVKLPLEREEEIEKLPENMHRALLLYREDQEKDRQVALAMKGLKCPTFAQVQRIAELIADQYVRECGMDRHLILVLEEDIGKAIGQALHHRLKEKCSVICIDGISCGSGDFIDLGEPVASGNVIPVIVKTLIFNG
- a CDS encoding ethanolamine ammonia-lyase subunit EutB, yielding MILKTRMLGQTYEFKDVKDVLAKASEKKSGDELAGVGAESALERIAAKEVLAQLTVADLTEHPVVPYEEDAVTRIIQDDIDETVYGTIKDRTIQEMREWILCDATDSGALMRASRGMTSEVIAGISKIMSNMDLILAGSKIRVTATCNTTIGTENVLASRLQPNHPVDDVEGVAASTLEGLSYGIGDAVIGLNPAIDTVDSTLAIWKVLGDIRDKYEIPTQTCVLSHVTTQMEALRTGQGSADLCFQSIAGSEAALSAFGINTGMLSEAEMLFREEGPAKGPNVMYFETGQGSELSSSAAFGSDQQTMECRCYGLARHYHPFLVNTVVGFMGPEYIYDTKQLTRAALEDVFCGHLHGLPMGCDVCYTNHMPTDQNDSETILTLLGTAGVHYVMGLPQADDIMLMYQSTSYHDVASIRQLLKKEPIPEFKAWLEKRGIWENGHLGPNAGDPSIFFK
- the eutC gene encoding ethanolamine ammonia-lyase subunit EutC; the protein is MSEKETACLRDITETDIMEYMQVEHPHNEKELWKMKHATPARIGIGRCGARYTTEAQLRFLAAHAAANDAVFNEVPKEVVKELGVFEVRTRCSNKNEMLLRPDWGREFLPDARQKIAENCIHHPQVQIYFGDGLCSPSIKANIPDLFPTIKMGLEDKGITVGTPFFVRYCRVNTARTIGPLLDAEVTCVLIGERPGLLTSESMSAYIAYHARPDMLESEYTVVSNISRHGVPPVEAAAHIADLIAQILEKKKSGVEFSKAE